A genome region from uncultured Campylobacter sp. includes the following:
- a CDS encoding M23 family metallopeptidase — protein sequence MRRNGNGTKLKILIFLIIICVLVYGIFRIFTSPKFEKNPPQIALENEIYWNLTSPLKIKILDDTGIKLVRVNLNDGASTIPLLNEELNVPQTTLELAVQFPKNLMLNKDKNYKLEVFANDISSWNFAQGNKSVKTANIIIDDKKPIINIINQSYKITKGGSAVVVFSAKDERLNEVYVKTNYGKIFKAIPFVKEGYYASLVAWPANLEEFRAEAVATDRAGNESISQIKYFYQDKKYKVSTIKLNSGFINGKVSDLASQYAQNFNSMSDLEKFKFVNETLRKKNGDDLHAATSAVHEDKINGFELKPFYPLAKGAAVASFADHRIFFMNDEQVSESWHMGLDLASVANADIKESNYGKVVFAQENGIFGLNLGIYYGFGLYGIYGHCSATQLSVGSDVKPGDILAQTGSSGFAFGDHLHFGIVVQGVDVRPEEWMDPKWMKDNITDVLESSKKVIEKGK from the coding sequence ATGCGTAGAAATGGCAATGGAACGAAGCTTAAAATTTTAATATTTCTTATTATAATATGCGTTTTGGTTTATGGAATTTTTAGAATTTTCACCTCGCCGAAATTTGAAAAAAATCCTCCGCAAATTGCGCTGGAAAATGAAATTTATTGGAATTTAACCTCGCCTTTAAAGATTAAAATTTTAGACGATACCGGCATTAAGCTTGTCCGCGTAAACTTAAACGACGGAGCCAGCACGATACCGCTACTAAATGAGGAGCTGAACGTTCCGCAAACTACGCTAGAGCTTGCCGTGCAATTTCCTAAAAATTTGATGCTTAATAAAGATAAAAACTACAAGCTTGAGGTTTTCGCAAACGACATTAGCTCTTGGAATTTTGCGCAAGGAAATAAGAGCGTAAAAACGGCAAATATAATAATAGACGATAAAAAGCCCATCATCAATATCATCAATCAATCCTATAAAATCACCAAAGGCGGTAGCGCTGTAGTCGTATTTTCGGCAAAAGACGAGCGCCTAAACGAAGTCTATGTCAAAACCAACTATGGCAAAATTTTTAAAGCGATTCCTTTCGTAAAAGAGGGTTATTATGCGTCTCTCGTAGCGTGGCCTGCAAATTTAGAGGAATTTCGCGCAGAAGCGGTCGCCACTGATCGTGCAGGCAACGAAAGCATTTCGCAGATCAAATATTTCTATCAGGACAAAAAATATAAAGTCTCTACTATCAAGCTAAATTCCGGTTTTATTAACGGTAAGGTAAGCGATCTGGCTAGCCAATATGCGCAGAATTTTAACTCGATGAGCGATCTGGAAAAATTTAAATTCGTAAATGAAACTTTGCGTAAGAAAAATGGAGATGACCTGCACGCCGCTACTAGCGCGGTGCACGAGGATAAAATAAATGGATTTGAGCTAAAGCCTTTTTATCCGCTTGCTAAAGGCGCAGCGGTAGCAAGCTTTGCCGATCATCGGATATTTTTTATGAACGACGAACAAGTAAGCGAGTCATGGCATATGGGGCTCGATCTAGCAAGCGTCGCAAACGCCGATATCAAAGAGAGTAACTACGGTAAGGTAGTTTTTGCGCAGGAAAATGGAATTTTCGGATTAAATTTAGGAATTTACTACGGCTTCGGATTATACGGCATATACGGACACTGCTCGGCGACGCAGCTAAGTGTGGGCAGCGATGTAAAGCCGGGCGATATTCTAGCACAAACGGGCTCAAGCGGCTTTGCTTTCGGAGATCATCTGCATTTTGGCATCGTAGTTCAGGGTGTGGACGTAAGACCCGAGGAGTGGATGGATCCTAAGTGGATGAAAGATAACATTACCGACGTCTTAGAATCGTCCAAAAAAGTAATAGAAAAAGGTAAGTAA
- the lpxC gene encoding UDP-3-O-acyl-N-acetylglucosamine deacetylase — MRQTTIAKKVHNVGIGLHKGEPIRLTLEPLEAGSGIVFYRSDLGISFKAEPKNVINTQMATVVGNEKGFISTIEHLMSAINAYGIDNIRIIVDANEIPVMDGSSASFCMLLDEAGVRELDANKKALIIKRAVEIREGDKLVRLSPSKSPKFDYTIKFSHPLIGTQHHVFEFSKKAYLKEISRARTFGFLKDVQALRSMGLALGGSLENAVVIDENKILNPEGLRFENEFVRHKILDAIGDLALVGAPILGDYTAFAGSHDLNHRLTLSVLADAKNFELVDLTAEVVREYQKVFA; from the coding sequence ATGAGACAGACAACGATAGCTAAGAAAGTCCATAACGTCGGCATCGGGCTGCACAAAGGTGAGCCTATCAGACTTACGTTAGAGCCTTTAGAGGCAGGCAGTGGAATCGTATTTTATAGAAGTGATCTTGGCATTAGTTTTAAAGCCGAGCCGAAAAACGTCATAAATACGCAGATGGCAACCGTCGTAGGAAATGAGAAGGGCTTTATATCAACAATAGAGCATCTAATGAGCGCCATTAATGCCTATGGTATTGATAATATCCGTATCATCGTCGATGCTAATGAAATTCCTGTGATGGACGGAAGTTCGGCGAGCTTTTGTATGCTTTTGGATGAAGCGGGAGTAAGAGAGCTTGACGCGAATAAAAAAGCCCTCATCATCAAGCGAGCCGTAGAGATTCGTGAGGGCGATAAGCTCGTACGACTAAGTCCTAGCAAGAGCCCTAAATTTGATTATACAATTAAATTTAGCCATCCGCTCATCGGCACTCAGCATCATGTTTTTGAATTTAGTAAGAAAGCTTATCTTAAAGAAATTTCGCGAGCACGCACGTTTGGATTTTTAAAAGATGTGCAAGCGCTGCGCTCCATGGGATTGGCTCTAGGCGGCAGCTTAGAAAACGCCGTCGTAATCGATGAGAATAAAATTTTAAACCCCGAGGGCTTGCGCTTTGAAAACGAGTTCGTTCGCCATAAAATTTTAGACGCGATCGGCGATTTGGCACTGGTGGGTGCTCCGATTTTGGGCGATTATACAGCGTTTGCGGGAAGCCACGATCTAAATCATAGACTAACTTTATCAGTTTTAGCCGATGCTAAAAATTTCGAGCTAGTAGATCTTACCGCCGAGGTTGTGCGCGAATATCAAAAAGTCTTTGCTTAA